In Acidimicrobiales bacterium, the DNA window CCGAGGCGATCACGAAGCCGCCGTCGGTTCCCTCGAGGCGGCCGAGGCAGAGCGGCCGGTAGCCGTTCGGGTCACGCACGCCGATCACGTGCTGGGCGTCGAGGAGGGCGAGCGAGAAGGCCCCCTCGAGGCGGGGGAGGACCTTCACGAGCGCCGTCTCGAGGGCGTCCGAAGGAGCGTCCTCGTCGCCGTCGAACTCCTTGGCCACGAGCTCGGCGATGAGGTCGCTGTCCGAGGTCATCACCCCGGCCAGCATCCCCTCCTCGACCTCGAGGGCGGCGACGTTGGTGAGGTTGCCGTTGTGGCCGAGGGCGAAGCCGGCGCGGCCGTTCGCCCGGTAGACGGGCTGCGCGTTCTGCCAGGTGCTCTCGCCTTGGGTCGAGTAGCGGACGTGGCCGATGCCGAGGCTCCCCTGCAGGGCGGCGAGCTTGCGGGCGTCGAAGGCCGAGGTGACGAGGCCCATGTCCTTGGAGACGAAGATCTCCTCATCGTCGCTCACCGCCATCCCGGCCGACTCCTGGCCGCGGTGCTGCAGCGCGAAGAGGCCGTCAAAGATCAGCTGGGAGACCTCGATGCCGGGGGCGTAGACACCGAAGACGCCACAGGCATCGCGCACGGTCCCATTGTGACAGCTCGGGGCCGCCGGCCGGGTCGTTGCCGGGCCGCTCGTTACGCTCAGCGCGGTGATCGACCTGCACAGCCACTCGACCTGTTCGGACGGCTCGGACTCCCCGGCGCGGGTGATGGAGCTCGCCGCCGCCGCCGGGCTCGGTGCGGTGGCCCTCACCGACCACGACAATGTCGCCGGCCTCGAGGAGGCGGCGCAGCGCGCCCGCGAGCTCGGCCTCGAGTTCGTCCCCGGCTGTGAGGTCTCCTGTGCCTTCGAGCCGGGGGGGATGCACCTCCTCTGCTACTTCGTCGACCGCGCCGCCGGAGCCTTCAACGACGAGCTGGCGCGCCTTCGCGAGGACCGGGCCGGCCGCAACGTGCGCCTCCTCGCGCGCCTCGCCGAGCTGGGGATGCCCCTCGACGCGGACGAGGTCGCCGCCCAGGCGGGGAGCGAGGTCGTCGGGCGACCGCACTTCGCCGCCGTGCTCGTCCGCCGCGGCCACGCCGAGAGCATCGAGGACGCCTTCGACCGCTATTTGAAAAAGGGCGGGGTCGCCTACGTGGCGCGCGCCGACGCCGAGGTGGAGGAGGCAATCCGCCTCACCGTCGAGGCCGGTGGGGTGGCGGTCCTCGCCCACCCGCACTCCCTCGAGCTCGCCGCGCCCGCTCTCGACCAGCTCGTCGAGCACCTCGCCGGAGTCGGCCTCGGGGGGATCGAGTGCCTCTACGGCCGCTACCTCCCCGACGAGCGCGCCGCCCTCGCCGCCCTCGCGCGCCGCTACGGCCTCGTCGCGACGGGCGGCTCGGACTTCCACGGCGCCTACAAGCCCGGCCTCATGATCGGCAGCGGGCTCGGTGACCTCGCCGTGCCCGACGAGGTCCTCGACGAGCTGCGCGCCCGGCGGCGGGCGATCCCCGCGGCCTGAGGGCCCTACGCCGCGGCGGCGACGGCGGCGAGCGGCGCGGCGGCGCCGAGGCTCCCGAGCTGGCGCGCACTCCCCGCCGCGAAGACGCTCCCGTCGGCGGCGACGACGTAGTAGCCGCGACCGACGGGCGCGGCGGCGATCGCGACCGCCGAGGTGGGTCGAGGGCTCGGGAGGACGACGGTGACCGCCGCGCCGAAGCGGAAGATCCGTCCCCGCGCCGAGACGAGCAGGTAGCCGCCGCCCGGCAGCGTGGCGATGCCGACGATCGCCCCGGCGCGGTGGCGGCGGACGACGCCGCCGCTGTTGCGCGCGCCGCCGAAGGCGAAGACCCTGCCGTCGGCGCAGGCGACGAGGTAGCCGTGGCCGTTCGTCGGGACGGCGATGCCGACCGCCCGCGCCCCTCGCGCGACGGTGCCGTGGCCGCGGGCGACGCCGAAGGCGTAGACGTGGCCGCGCGAGGAGAGGAGGTAGTAGCCGGCGCCGTCGGGCAGCGCGGCGATGGCCACGATCCTCCCGCGAAGGCGCGCCGCGGCGACCGAGCCCAAGCTCGCCACCCCGACGCCGAGCACCCGGCCCTCCGCCGTCGCCGCCCACACGCCGGACCCGGAGGGGGTGGCAGCGAGGCCGACGACCGGCGCACCCGGTGCCGCGGGGCCGCTCGCGAGCGGCGAGGAGCCGGCGACCACGAGCGCCCCCGCCTGGCTCACGCCGAACAGCGCCTCGGGGGGCGGCGGTGGTGCGACGGCGCTGAAGGTGAGGTTCCTGACGGTCGTCGCGCCGCTCGCGTCGGTCACCCGGACGGCGATCCCCGCGGCTCCGGCGGCGCCGGGGACGCCGGCGAGGACCCCGGCCGAGGTGAGGAGGAGGCCGCTCGGCAGCGGGCCGCTCGCCACCGACCAGCTGTAGGGGGGCGTGCCCCCCGAGGCGGCGAGTACCGCGACGTAGGTCGCGCCGACGACCCCGCCCGGGAGTCCCGCCGTGGTGAGGGTGAGCGGGGCGGGCGCCGCCCCCGCCGGTGGAGCGAGGGCGGCGGGCGCCGCGAGGAGCAGCGACGCGAGGAAGAGCCTGCCGGGGCGCGCTCGGCCCCGGCGACAGAAGGGGAAGCTCAACCCTGCGCGCGGGCGAGCAGCGTCGCGAGGCTGCCGCCGACGAGGAGCTCGGCCGCGGCGGCAGCGACCGGCGCGGGGGCGTCGGCTGCCGCGGCGGCCGAGAGCAGCCAGCGCTCCCCGAGGGCGCCGTCGATCGCCGACGCGTCGCCGGCGAGCTCGAGCGCGAACAGGCCCCGCCGCCCCTCGAGCGGCTCGCGGGGGCCGATCAGGCCGGCGCGGCAGTAGAGCGCCGCCTCGAGCGCGTCGGCGGCGGCCTTGCCGCCGAGGAGGGCGCGCGCCGCTGTCCCCGCGCCGCGCAGCGGCCCCGCCGCCTGCGTGGCGGCGAAGCCGGTCGTCGCGAGCACCGCGGCCGGCGACAGCGAGAGCGTGCGGGCCGCGCCGAGGGCCGCGCCGACGCGCCCGGCGCTCCCGAGGAGCGAGAAGCCGCGCTCCTCGTGGCGGGTGCCGAGCGCCTCCGCGAGCTGCAGCGCGACCTCGATCCCGACGGCGACGCCGCAGAGCAGGTCGCTGCCGGGCACCTCGGCGAGCTCGGCCGCCGCGACACAGGCGGGGGCGACGATCGCCGCCGCGAGGCGCGCGTCGAA includes these proteins:
- a CDS encoding PHP domain-containing protein, whose protein sequence is MIDLHSHSTCSDGSDSPARVMELAAAAGLGAVALTDHDNVAGLEEAAQRARELGLEFVPGCEVSCAFEPGGMHLLCYFVDRAAGAFNDELARLREDRAGRNVRLLARLAELGMPLDADEVAAQAGSEVVGRPHFAAVLVRRGHAESIEDAFDRYLKKGGVAYVARADAEVEEAIRLTVEAGGVAVLAHPHSLELAAPALDQLVEHLAGVGLGGIECLYGRYLPDERAALAALARRYGLVATGGSDFHGAYKPGLMIGSGLGDLAVPDEVLDELRARRRAIPAA
- a CDS encoding putative Ig domain-containing protein — protein: MSFPFCRRGRARPGRLFLASLLLAAPAALAPPAGAAPAPLTLTTAGLPGGVVGATYVAVLAASGGTPPYSWSVASGPLPSGLLLTSAGVLAGVPGAAGAAGIAVRVTDASGATTVRNLTFSAVAPPPPPEALFGVSQAGALVVAGSSPLASGPAAPGAPVVGLAATPSGSGVWAATAEGRVLGVGVASLGSVAAARLRGRIVAIAALPDGAGYYLLSSRGHVYAFGVARGHGTVARGARAVGIAVPTNGHGYLVACADGRVFAFGGARNSGGVVRRHRAGAIVGIATLPGGGYLLVSARGRIFRFGAAVTVVLPSPRPTSAVAIAAAPVGRGYYVVAADGSVFAAGSARQLGSLGAAAPLAAVAAAA
- a CDS encoding MmgE/PrpD family protein, whose translation is MSGPSSERLAEAVSAQRPETIPAAARERAVALLAGALAAGAAAPPPLAAVLNSLGSPPRCSIWSSGEATGATYAAYLNAAALLGSGAPFDARLAAAIVAPACVAAAELAEVPGSDLLCGVAVGIEVALQLAEALGTRHEERGFSLLGSAGRVGAALGAARTLSLSPAAVLATTGFAATQAAGPLRGAGTAARALLGGKAAADALEAALYCRAGLIGPREPLEGRRGLFALELAGDASAIDGALGERWLLSAAAAADAPAPVAAAAAELLVGGSLATLLARAQG